A genomic window from Macaca mulatta isolate MMU2019108-1 chromosome 19, T2T-MMU8v2.0, whole genome shotgun sequence includes:
- the ACTN4 gene encoding alpha-actinin-4 isoform X32: MEDYEKLASDLLEWIRRTIPWLEDRVPQKTIQEMQQKLEDFRDYRRVHKPPKVQEKCQLEINFNTLQTKLRLSNRPAFMPSEGKMVSDINNGWQHLEQAEKGYEEWLLNEIRRLERLDHLAEKFRQKASIHEAWTDGKEAMLKHRDYETATLSDIKALIRKHEAFESDLAAHQDRVEQIAAIAQELNELDYYDSHNVNTRCQKICDQWDALGSLTHSRREALEKTEKQLEAIDQLHLEYAKRAAPFNNWMESAMEDLQDMFIVHTIEEIEGLISAHDQFKSTLPDADREREAILAIHKEAQRIAESNHIKLSGSNPYTTVTPQIINSKWEKVQQLVPKRDHALLEEQSKQQSNEHLRRQFASQANVVGPWIQTKMEEIGRISIEMNGTLEDQLSHLKQYERSIVDYKPNLDLLEQQHQLIQEALIFDNKHTNYTMEHIRVGWEQLLTTIARTINEVENQILTRDAKGISQEQMQEFRASFNHFDKDHGGALGPEEFKACLISLGYDVENDRQGEAEFNRIMSLVDPNHSGLVTFQAFIDFMSRETTDTDTADQVIASFKVLAGDKNFITAEELRRELPPDQAEYCIARMAPYQGPDAVPGALDYKSFSTALYGESDL, encoded by the exons CTCCTGGAGTGGATCCGGCGCACCATCCCCTGGCTGGAGGACCGTGTGCCCCAAAAGACTATCCAGGAGATGCAGCAGAAGCTAGAGGACTTCCGCGACTACCGGCGCGTGCACAAGCCACCCAAGGTGCAGGAGAAGTGCCAGCTGGAGATCAACTTCAACACGCTGCAGACCAAGCTGCGCCTCAGCAACCGGCCTGCCTTCATGCCCTCTGAGGGCAAGATGGTCTCG GACATCAACAACGGCTGGCAGCACTTGGAGCAGGCTGAGAAGGGCTATGAGGAGTGGTTGCTGAATGAGATCCGCAGGCTGGAGCGGCTCGACCACCTGGCAGAGAAGTTCCGGCAGAAGGCCTCCATCCACGAGGCCTGGACTGACG GGAAGGAAGCCATGCTGAAGCACCGGGACTACGAGACGGCCACCCTGTCGGACATCAAAGCCCTCATTCGCAAGCACGAGGCCTTCGAGAGCGACCTGGCCGCGCACCAAGACCGCGTGGAGCAGATCGCCGCCATTGCCCAGGAGCTCAA CGAGCTGGATTACTACGACTCCCACAATGTCAACACCCGGTGCCAGAAGATCTGCGACCAGTGGGACGCCCTCGGCTCTCTGACCCACAGTCGCAGGGAAgccctggag AAAACAGAGAAGCAGCTGGAGGCCATCGACCAGCTGCACCTGGAGTATGCCAAGCGCGCGGCCCCCTTCAACAACTGGATGGAGAGCGCCATGGAGGACCTCCAGGACATGTTCATCGTCCACACCATCGAGGAGATTGAG GGCCTGATCTCAGCCCATGACCAGTTCAAGTCCACCTTGCCGGACGCCGACAGGGAGcgcgaggccatcctggccatcCACAAGGAGGCCCAGAGGATTGCTGAGAGCAACCACATCAAGCTGTCGGGCAGCAACCCCTACACCACTGTCACCCCGCAGATCATCAACTCCAAGTGGGAGAAG GTGCAGCAGCTGGTGCCAAAACGGGACCATGCCCTCCTGGAGGAGCAGAGCAAGCAGCAGTCCAATGAGCACCTGCGCCGCCAGTTTGCCAGCCAGGCCAACGTCGTGGGCCCCTGGATCCAGACCAAGATGGAG GAGATCGGGCGCATCTCCATTGAGATGAACGGGACCCTGGAGGACCAGCTGAGCCACCTGAAGCAGTATGAACGCAGCATCGTGGACTACAAGCCCAACCTGGACCTGCTGGAGCAGCAGCACCAGCTCATCCAGGAGGCCCTCATCTTCGACAACAAGCACACCAACTACACCATGGAG CACATTCGCGTGGGCTGGGAGCAGCTGCTCACCACCATTGCCCGCACCATCAACGAGGTGGAGAACCAGATCCTCACCCGCGACGCCAAGGGCATCAGCCAGGAGCAGATGCAGGAGTTCCGGGCATCCTTCAACCACTTCGACAAG GACCATGGCGGGGCGCTGGGGCCCGAGGAGTTCAAGGCCTGCCTCATCAGCCTGGGCTACGACGTGGAGAACGACCGGCAG GGTGAGGCCGAGTTCAACCGCATCATGAGCCTGGTTGACCCCAACCACAGCGGCCTTGTGACCTTCCAAGCCTTCATCGACTTCATGTCTCGGGAGACCACCGACACCGACACGGCCGACCAGGTCATCGCCTCCTTCAAGGTCCTGGCAGGGGACAAG AACTTCATCACAGCTGAGGAGCTGCGGAGAGAGCTGCCCCCCGACCAGGCTGAGTACTGCATTGCCCGCATGGCACCGTACCAGGGCCCCGACGCTGTGCCCGGCGCCCTCGACTACAAGTCCTTCTCCACAGCCCTGTATGGCGAGAGCGACCTGTGA